From a region of the Carassius auratus strain Wakin chromosome 31, ASM336829v1, whole genome shotgun sequence genome:
- the LOC113050187 gene encoding immunoglobulin superfamily member 8-like, with product MALRWITFIALLWELQCCMCREVTLPAGPLYRVAGFSLSLPCSVSGYEGPQTQDFEWYLYREDAGGQQMGVVSTRDTGFPYAPFQSRVQVGEVRVERDSGDKARLIIQRLHPGDQGRYECYTPSTDTRFLGNYSSSVVVKVIPDTLLITHSRILSGQPMIEGTELQLTCAAAVQSDQHTHVSVTFHMRSSKGAESQGPTLSEIISIDPELHVTPGHSATYRKRYRDGEIAVEKRRGGGVRDLYVLKMSVLTAEDSGSYFCEAAQWIRDPDGKWERIAQRTMELGNLTVQPLADTLSVRLLPEGDVSLRPGAPLRLRCQVSGVGSALLVQWMRRGSEGGVELEVGRVDPDGVVVWGDDLSRAGGRSLEKEADGSFSLHLFSVHPSDTGLYRCAVSVYTRRKTPAPDSPATITQRSDWVTVSLKTEEVRVSASIAIQRRPLLKRGSTVTLLCNVSVDSSGASRVEVQWLQTPSLSEDRGRLLLATLSYDGLTRIYSSSSELSVDRVSAGCFRMRIFSAAEEDQGHYQCRAQVWAQDPRGGWYSSGAEAQSVSVHLYLYTRVTDLLLVPLVIGVSSALFVAVLIISAVTCCFMNRQHSHIWK from the exons ATGGCACTGCGGTGGATCACTTTCATCGCTTTACTGTGGG AGTTGCAGTGCTGTATGTGCCGTGAGGTTACTCTTCCTGCAGGGCCGCTTTACCGGGTCGCAGGTTTCTCACTGTCCCTGCCCTGCTCCGTTTCGGGATACGAAGGCCCGCAGACGCAGGATTTCGAGTGGTACCTGTACCGGGAGGATGCTGGGGGTCAGCAGATGGGAGTGGTGTCCACACGGGACACAGGCTTTCCGTACGCACCATTCCAGAGTCGTGTGCAGGTCGGCGAGGTTCGGGTCGAGAGGGATTCAGGAGACAAAGCCAGACTGATCATCCAGAGGCTGCATCCAGGCGATCAGGGCCGTTACGAGTGTTACACGCCCAGCACTGACACCCGCTTCCTAGGGAACTACAGCTCATCAGTGGTGGTCAAAG TGATTCCAGACACGCTGCTCATAACACACTCTCGAATTCTGAGCGGCCAACCCATGATCGAAGGCACAGAGCTTCAGCTGACGTGCGCCGCAGCCGTCCAATCAGATCAGCACACTCATGTGTCCGTCACGTTCCACATGCGCAGCAGCAAGGGGGCGGAGTCTCAGGGTCCCACCCTCAGCGAGATCATCTCCATCGACCCCGAGCTACATGTGACGCCGGGCCACAGCGCCACCTACAGGAAGAGATACAGAGACGGAGAGATTGCTGTGGAGAAACGCCGAGGGGGCGGAGTCCGAGATCTGTACGTGCTGAAGATGAGCGTTCTGACAGCCGAGGATTCTGGGTCGTATTTCTGCGAGGCTGCGCAGTGGATCAGAGATCCGGATGGCAAATGGGAACGCATCGCACAGAGGACCATGGAGCTCGGGAATCTCACCGTTCAACCGCTCG CGGACACATTGAGCGTGCGTTTGCTCCCGGAGGGTGATGTCTCTCTGCGTCCCGGCGCTCCGCTCCGTCTCCGCTGTCAGGTGTCCGGCGTGGGCTCGGCGCTGCTGGTGCAGTGGATGCGGCGCGGTTCGGAGGGGGGCGTGGAGCTGGAGGTGGGGCGTGTGGATCCTGACGGTGTGGTGGTGTGGGGTGATGATCTCAGCAGGGCTGGAGGAAGGAGCTTGGAGAAGGAGGCTGACGGGAGCTTCTCTCTACACCTGTTCTCCGTTCACCCGTCTGACACCGGACTCTACCGCTGCGCTGTGAGCGTCTACACCCGGAGGAAGACTCCAGCGCCGGACAGTCCAGCCACGATCACACAGAGATCAGACTGGGTCACTGTCAGCCTGAAGACTGAAG AGGTGCGTGTGTCTGCTAGCATTGCTATACAGCGGCGTCCGCTCCTGAAGCGCGGCAGCACCGTCACGCTGCTCTGTAACGTCTCTGTGGACTCCAGCGGAGCGTCACGCGTCGAGGTGCAGTGGCTTCAGACGCCGTCTCTCTCTGAGGACCGCGGACGCCTGCTCCTAGCGACTCTGAGCTACGACGGACTGACGCGCatctacagcagcagcagcgagctgAGCGTGGACCGTGTGTCCGCCGGCTGCTTCAGGATGAGGATCTTCTCGGCTGCTGAGGAGGATCAGGGACACTATCAGTGTCGAGCGCAGGTTTGGGCGCAGGATCCACGAGGAGGATGGTACAGCTCCGGCGCTGAAGCCCAGTCTGTGAGCGTTCACCTGTACCTGTACACACGAG TCACTGATCTGCTGCTGGTTCCTCTCGTCATCGGCGTATCGTCGGCTCTGTTCGTGGCCGTCCTGATTATATCCGCTGTGACCTGCTGCTTCATGAACAGACAGCACTCACACATATGGAAGTAG